The following coding sequences lie in one Acidobacteriota bacterium genomic window:
- the atpB gene encoding F0F1 ATP synthase subunit A, with the protein MEKLEHTLWIVQAANAPFGPLVNSLLGLLGFHVENPSAPIPNYIVMVCLIVFAVAILAFVVKSRLSVENPGKLQIIFEDIVGGLAEMLDVMVGPTGRSYLTLVGTIGIFILFGNLMGLIPGLMAPTSSINVTLGCAVTVWVYYHAQGIRSQGIVSYLKHFAVPPGAHWSLAIVWLPIEVISHFSRVLSLSLRLFGNIFGEELVILILFSIVPFLVPLPMMFLGIITATLQAFIFVMLTMIYLGGAVAAEHGHDDAHGHEAAHHAERVAA; encoded by the coding sequence ATGGAAAAGCTCGAACACACGCTCTGGATCGTGCAGGCGGCCAACGCCCCGTTCGGTCCGCTGGTGAACAGCCTGCTTGGCCTTCTCGGATTCCATGTCGAGAACCCGTCGGCGCCCATCCCGAACTACATCGTGATGGTCTGTCTGATTGTGTTCGCCGTGGCGATTCTGGCCTTCGTCGTGAAGTCGCGGTTGAGCGTCGAGAATCCCGGCAAGCTGCAGATCATCTTCGAGGACATCGTCGGCGGTCTGGCCGAGATGCTCGACGTGATGGTGGGGCCGACAGGCCGCAGCTACCTGACGCTGGTTGGGACCATCGGGATCTTTATCCTGTTCGGCAACCTGATGGGGCTCATCCCCGGGTTGATGGCGCCGACCAGCAGCATCAACGTGACGCTGGGATGCGCGGTGACCGTCTGGGTGTACTACCACGCCCAGGGCATCAGGTCGCAGGGCATCGTGTCGTATCTCAAACACTTCGCGGTGCCGCCCGGCGCGCACTGGTCGCTGGCGATTGTCTGGCTGCCCATCGAAGTCATCAGCCATTTCTCGCGGGTGCTGTCGCTGTCGCTCCGGCTGTTTGGCAACATCTTCGGCGAGGAACTGGTCATCCTGATTCTGTTCAGCATCGTGCCGTTCCTGGTGCCGCTCCCGATGATGTTTCTGGGCATTATCACGGCCACGCTCCAGGCCTTCATCTTCGTCATGTTGACGATGATCTACCTCGGAGGTGCAGTGGCGGCCGAGCACGGACATGACGACGCACATGGACACGAGGCGGCCCACCACGCGGAACGCGTGGCGGCCTGA
- a CDS encoding SxtJ family membrane protein — protein sequence MAHARATIDRDKARDAGMAFVLLCLLGAGWSHARWLEWTAIAALVVDMVWPAAFTPFAVVWFWLSEVMGAVVSKILLTVLFFGVVTPIGLVRRALGLDSMRLRQWRRGRESVFTVRDHHYTSADIDRPY from the coding sequence ATGGCACACGCACGGGCAACGATCGATCGGGACAAGGCCCGCGACGCAGGCATGGCCTTTGTCCTGCTCTGCCTGCTTGGAGCCGGATGGTCGCACGCCCGGTGGCTCGAATGGACGGCCATCGCCGCACTGGTCGTCGACATGGTCTGGCCGGCCGCCTTCACGCCCTTCGCCGTCGTCTGGTTCTGGTTGTCCGAAGTGATGGGCGCGGTTGTCTCGAAGATCCTGCTGACCGTGCTGTTCTTCGGCGTGGTGACCCCCATCGGCCTGGTGCGGCGGGCACTCGGCCTGGACTCGATGCGCCTGAGGCAGTGGCGGCGCGGCCGGGAGTCAGTGTTCACCGTGCGCGATCACCACTACACGTCAGCGGACATCGACCGTCCGTACTAG
- a CDS encoding DUF5989 family protein produces the protein MQFLTDLWGFLRTRKKYWLLPMMLVLLLFGALVFLAGGTAVAPFIYTLF, from the coding sequence ATGCAGTTTCTGACAGACCTCTGGGGCTTCCTCAGGACACGCAAGAAGTACTGGCTGCTGCCGATGATGCTGGTGCTTCTGCTCTTCGGTGCGCTCGTCTTCCTGGCAGGCGGCACCGCGGTGGCGCCGTTCATCTACACGCTGTTCTAG